The following DNA comes from Acidobacteriota bacterium.
ATTGATCAACGAAGGCGGCGGAGGTTCTCCTGCGCCAGTTCATCTCCTTGCGCGGCCGCCAGACGGTACCAGCGGATGGCCTCCACGCGGTCCCGTCGCACGCCGCGACCGCGCTCGTACATCCAGCCGAGGTTGTTCTGCCCCCGGGCGTGCCCCTGCTCGGCCGAACGGCGTAACCACCGAACTGCTTCCGCTTCATCCGTCTCTATCCCACGACCGGTTGCGTACATCCAACCGAGGTTGTTCTGACCGAGGGCGTTGCCCTGTTCGGCCGCAAGGCGGAACCATCGGACGGCTTCACCGTAGTCCCGAGACACGCCGCGACCATCGCGGTACATGACACCGAGGTTGTTCTGCCCGACGGCCTGCCCTTGTTCGGCCGCCCGGCGGTACCAGCGAACGGCCTGCGCGTCGTCCTGTCGTACGCCGCGACCACGCGAGTACATGAATCCGAGGTTGCTCTGACCTCGGGGGTTGCCCTGTTCGGCCGCACGGCGATACCACTGGACGGCTTCCTCGTCGTCCTGCCTCACCCAGCGACCTGTGCTGTACATGAAGCCGAGGGCAGACTGCCCCGGTGCATAGCCTTGTTCAGCCGCTCTCCGAAACCAGGGCACGGCAGCCGCGTAGTCCTGCGCCACGCCGCGGCCGTGCTCGTAACGCTCGCCCAACTCGGTCTGCGCCTCAGCGTCTCCCGCCTCGGCCAACTCGCGGAGAACAGTGACGTGAAGCTCGGGGATGTCAATCTCCGGCGGGTCGGGTCGTGGAGGGTCGGCAGGCGCCGGTATGGCTGGAATCGCGGCGCTGACTGTCGTTGACGCGCCCGTGGCCAGCGTTCGCGTCAGGTAGTGCTCGCCCACCAGCGAGTGGTACTCGTGCGGGCGCTGGGCACCGTTGGTCGCCGTCAGCACCTGCGCCCGTACCCGACGGAACAGCAACCCGATCTCCAGCGGCGTCTCCAGATGCGACAGCAACGCCGCCGTGTACGGACTGTTTCGGCCCCGCCCGTCCGCCGCGGTCGTCCCGGCCGCTGCG
Coding sequences within:
- a CDS encoding sel1 repeat family protein translates to MLTATNGAQRPHEYHSLVGEHYLTRTLATGASTTVSAAIPAIPAPADPPRPDPPEIDIPELHVTVLRELAEAGDAEAQTELGERYEHGRGVAQDYAAAVPWFRRAAEQGYAPGQSALGFMYSTGRWVRQDDEEAVQWYRRAAEQGNPRGQSNLGFMYSRGRGVRQDDAQAVRWYRRAAEQGQAVGQNNLGVMYRDGRGVSRDYGEAVRWFRLAAEQGNALGQNNLGWMYATGRGIETDEAEAVRWLRRSAEQGHARGQNNLGWMYERGRGVRRDRVEAIRWYRLAAAQGDELAQENLRRLR